From a region of the Gossypium raimondii isolate GPD5lz chromosome 10, ASM2569854v1, whole genome shotgun sequence genome:
- the LOC105777212 gene encoding arginyl-tRNA--protein transferase 2 isoform X1, with protein MKNEASSSNSQEESLVVDCGRRRSSCGYCKSAGRTSISHGLWAHSITVNDYQDLLDRGWRRSGCFLYKPEMERTCCPSYTIRLKASDFVPSKEQRRVYRRMQRFLDGTLEVGKPMELADDPNASKHTGSSVNDLVSSLSGNESLSCGTKRENKAEEFMNHLSNQIDKVVRAYIESGEFPSGIQLPKAAVKMVSHAKRKLSVQGSEDLLYSSNIAFQIAATLRRTRSAERDVQQLRTSKHSAEEVDLCPKSIAEKLAASLNQLANIPELSIRACNGHINFYSTAKCGSSGKDDQVVSLPEESESRSQSSSTKKSSEHCQGQKRKLEIRMKRSTFDPEEYALFKRYQIKVHNDTPDRVTESSYRRFLVDTPLFFVSPSTDGMVPPCGFGSFHQQYIIDGKLVAVGVVDVLPRCLSSKYLFWDPDYAFLSLGKYSALQEIDWVKENQAHCSSLQYYYMGYYIHSCRKMIYKAAYYPSELLCPLRYQWVACHIARPLLDKRKYAVLSDFASLQDGESSQSCIPESAMELQHDENGLEDSNDVLMGEDEQMIEIESESSDEELEPETTVLGSAAIDDGDVTNVLVGLRGSRLRYKDLQQAFGPSERNYLETQLHSYQRVVGVELSERMVYSLG; from the exons ATGAAAAACGAAGCAAGCAGTAGCAATAGCCAAGAAGAAAGCTTGGTCGTCGATTGCGGCCGCCGCCGAAGCTCTTGCGGTTATTGTAAATCCGCGGGTCGAACCAGTATCTCTCACG GTTTATGGGCGCATAGTATTACAGTTAATGATtatcaag ATCTTCTTGACCGTGGTTGGAGGAGATCCGGCTGTTTCCTCTATAAACCTGAGATGGAAAGGACATGCTGTCCATCTTATACTATTCGTTTGAAGGCAAGTGATTTTGTTCCTTCTAAGGAGCAACGTCGAGTTTATAGACGAATGCAGAG GTTTTTGGATGGCACACTTGAGGTGGGGAAACCAATGGAACTTGCGGACGATCCAAATGCTTCTAAGCATACAGGCAGCTCTGTCAATGATTTAGTCTCAAGCTTATCAGGGAATGAATCTTTATCTTGTGGCactaaaagggaaaataagGCAGAAGAGTTTATGAACCATTTGTCTAACCAAATAGACAAAGTGGTACGTGCATATATTGAAAGTGGTGAATTTCCTTCTGGAATTCAATTGCCAAAAGCTGCAGTGAAAATGGTTTCACATGCCAAAAGAAAGTTATCAGTTCAAGGGTCGGAAGATCTTCTATACTCCAGCAACATTGCCTTCCAGATAGCAGCCACTTTGAGGCGGACACGATCAGCTGAGAGGGATGTCCAACAATTAAGAACATCAAAGCATAGTGCAGAAGAAGTTGATCTGTGCCCCAAATCTATTGCTGAAAAATTGGCAGCCTCTTTAAATCAACTAGCAAATATTCCCGAGTTGTCTATTAGGGCATGCAATggccatattaatttttattctactGCAAAATGTGGATCTTCGGGTAAAGATGATCAAGTTGTTTCTTTGCCTGAAGAATCTGAGAGTAGAAGTCAAAGCTCTTCTACAAAGAAGAGCTCTGAACACTGTCAAGGGCAAAAGAGGAAGCTTGAGATTCGTATGAAAAGGTCCACTTTTGATCCGGAAGAGTATGCATTGTTTAAGCGTTATCAAATTAAAGTGCACAATGATACACCAGATCGTGTCACAGAAAGCTCATACAGGAGGTTTCTTGTTGACACTcccttattttttgtttctccATCCACTGATGGCATGGTTCCTCCATGTGGCTTCGGCTCATTCCATCAGCAATACATCATTGATGGCAAGCTAGTTGCTGTTGGTGTGGTGGATGTCCTTCCCAGATGCTTGTCAAGtaagtatttattttgggaTCCTGATTATGCATTTTTATCATTGGGTAAATATTCAGCTTTGCAAGAGATTGATTGGGTGAAAGAGAACCAAGCCCATTGTTCCAGTCTTCAGTATTATTATATGGGCTATTATATACATTCCTGCCGCAAGATGATATATAAAGCAGCATATTACCCATCTGAGCTTCTTTGCCCTCTTCGTTACCA GTGGGTTGCATGTCACATAGCGAGGCCGTTGCTTGATAAAAGGAAATATGCGGTCTTATCTGATTTTGCCAGTTTACAAGATGGGGAGTCCTCCCAATCCTGTATTCCTGAAAGTGCCATGGAATTGCAACATGATGAGAATGGACTAGAAGACTCAAATGATGTTCTTATGGGTGAAGATGAACAGATGATTGAGATTGAATCTGAGAGCTCTGATGAAGAATTGGAGCCAGAAACTACTGTCCTGGGATCTGCTGCAATAGATGATGGTGATGTGACTAATGTTTTAGTTGGACTTAGAGGTTCACGACTAAGATACAAG GATCTACAACAAGCATTTGGTCCCTCCGAAAGGAATTACTTGGAAACACAATTGCACAGTTACCAGAGAGTGGTGGGTGTAGAGCTGTCCGAGCGAATGGTTTATTCACTTGGCTAG
- the LOC105776300 gene encoding uncharacterized protein LOC105776300, producing MNRSFRAQQETAMQTAALKQRQQLRASMMKDKEEELALFLEMRKREKEQSSFLNHCSEDFDAPLGSIPGTSPIFNLSASATAPARKMGGAADDFLNSESDKNDYEWLLTPPGTPLFPSLESQKTVMSQIGAPKASPTVLKSRLANPQPESAARSNLSPKQPALSSGLNSTGIRRPSSSGGPGSRPATPTGRPTLTGASKPTRSSTPTSRATLTSTRSSSSAAKPVTSAAKPAISATKSATKPVVHTTKPTVSAAKSASSTKPTVSARSATPTRSTARSSTPPARPSIPSSKPVSRAATPTRRPSSAANVSAPPIKSSPSVTKPTPSASRNPVPSRGGASPVVKSRPWKPSEMPGFSHDAPPNLRTTLPDRPLSATRGRPGAPSSRSSSVEPAPAGRPRRQSCSPSRGRLPNGSMLHVSGCSVPAISRGYSKVSDNVSPVVIGNKMVERVINMRKLVPPKQDDKHSPHGNLSVKSSSPDSSGFGRTLSKKSLDMAIRHMDIRRRIPCNLRPLMTNIPASSMYSVRSGPTRSRNISVSDSPLATSSNASSELSVNNNGICLDGSEIEDDIGSEIGGRSPASMHAR from the exons ATGAATCGGAGCTTTAGGGCTCAACAAGAAACGGCAATGCAAACGGCGGCGTTGAAACAACGGCAACAGTTACGAGCTTCGATGATGAAAGATAAAGAGGAAGAGCTCGCATTGTTTCTCGAGATGCGGAAACGTGAGAAGGAACAAAGTAGTTTTCTTAATCACTGCTCAGAAGACTTCGATGCTCCTTTag GATCTATACCTGGAACTTCTCCGATATTTAATCTCTCGGCATCGGCAACTGCTCCGGCGAGAAAGATGGGAGGTGCTGCTGACGATTTTCTTAATTCTGAAAGTGATAAAAATGATTAtgaatg GCTTTTAACACCTCCTGGAACTCCGCTTTTTCCTTCCTTGGAATCACAAAAGACTGTAATGAGTCAGATTGGCGCTCCTAAGGCTAGCCCGACTGTGCTGAAATCTAGG CTTGCAAATCCCCAGCCAGAGTCTGCTGCCAGGAGCAACTTATCACCAAAGCAACCTGCTTTGTCCTCTGGGTTGAATTCTACAGGGATTCGCAGGCCTTCATCATCAGGGGGTCCAGGTTCAAGACCTGCAACACCCACTGGGCGCCCTACATTGACTGGAGCTTCTAAACCTACAAGATCATCAACGCCTACATCTCGGGCCACATTGACATCAACAAGATCCTCCAGTTCTGCAGCTAAGCCTGTAACATCTGCAGCAAAGCCTGCAATATCGGCAACTAAGTCTGCAACAAAACCTGTAGTGCACACGACTAAGCCCACAGTTTCTGCCGCCAAAAGTGCATCTTCTACTAAACCCACAGTTTCTGCAAGATCTGCCACACCGACAAGGTCCACAGCAAGGTCTTCAACACCACCTGCAAGACCTTCTATACCTTCATCCAAACCTGTATCAAGAGCAGCCACACCAACTCGTCGTCCATCAAGTGCTGCTAATGTATCTGCTCCTCCAATCAAATCATCTCCGTCAGTTACAAAGCCAACTCCTTCAGCGTCCAGAAATCCTGTACCATCACGTGGTGGTGCCTCTCCGGTGGTAAAGTCTAGGCCATGGAAGCCTTCTGAGATGCCTGGTTTCTCACATGACGCTCCACCAAATTTAAGAACAACACTACCTGATAGACCACTTTCAGCGACAAGAGGCAGGCCTGGAGCACCAAGTTCTCGATCTTCTTCTGTTGAACCAGCTCCTGCTGGTAGACCAAGACGACAATCATGCTCTCCTTCAAGAGGACGTCTCCCTAATGGTTCTATGCTGCATGTTAGTGGGTGCTCTGTTCCTGCAATAAGTCGTGGATATTCGAAAGTCAGTGACAACGTGAGCCCTGTTGTAATTGGAAATAAAATGGTTGAGAGGGTAATAAACATGCGGAAACTGGTACCTCCCAAGCAAGATGATAAACATTCTCCTCACGGTAACTTGTCAGTGAAGTCTTCATCACCAGACAGTTCAGGCTTTGGAAGAACACTTTCAAAGAAGTCACTCGATATGGCTATAAGGCATATG GATATAAGGCGACGCATTCCTTGTAATTTACGGCCATTAATGACGAATATTCCAGCATCATCTATGTACAGTGTGAGATCAGGTCCCACACGAAGCAGAAATATTAGTGTCTCCGATTCCCCTCTTGCTACAAGCAGTAACGCTAGTTCTGAGCTTAGTGTCAACAACAATGGCATTTGTTTAGATGGTAGTGAAATAGAAGATGATATTGGCAGCGAGATAGGTGGTCGATCCCCTGCCAGCATGCATGCCCGATGA
- the LOC105777212 gene encoding arginyl-tRNA--protein transferase 1 isoform X2, whose product MELADDPNASKHTGSSVNDLVSSLSGNESLSCGTKRENKAEEFMNHLSNQIDKVVRAYIESGEFPSGIQLPKAAVKMVSHAKRKLSVQGSEDLLYSSNIAFQIAATLRRTRSAERDVQQLRTSKHSAEEVDLCPKSIAEKLAASLNQLANIPELSIRACNGHINFYSTAKCGSSGKDDQVVSLPEESESRSQSSSTKKSSEHCQGQKRKLEIRMKRSTFDPEEYALFKRYQIKVHNDTPDRVTESSYRRFLVDTPLFFVSPSTDGMVPPCGFGSFHQQYIIDGKLVAVGVVDVLPRCLSSKYLFWDPDYAFLSLGKYSALQEIDWVKENQAHCSSLQYYYMGYYIHSCRKMIYKAAYYPSELLCPLRYQWVACHIARPLLDKRKYAVLSDFASLQDGESSQSCIPESAMELQHDENGLEDSNDVLMGEDEQMIEIESESSDEELEPETTVLGSAAIDDGDVTNVLVGLRGSRLRYKDLQQAFGPSERNYLETQLHSYQRVVGVELSERMVYSLG is encoded by the exons ATGGAACTTGCGGACGATCCAAATGCTTCTAAGCATACAGGCAGCTCTGTCAATGATTTAGTCTCAAGCTTATCAGGGAATGAATCTTTATCTTGTGGCactaaaagggaaaataagGCAGAAGAGTTTATGAACCATTTGTCTAACCAAATAGACAAAGTGGTACGTGCATATATTGAAAGTGGTGAATTTCCTTCTGGAATTCAATTGCCAAAAGCTGCAGTGAAAATGGTTTCACATGCCAAAAGAAAGTTATCAGTTCAAGGGTCGGAAGATCTTCTATACTCCAGCAACATTGCCTTCCAGATAGCAGCCACTTTGAGGCGGACACGATCAGCTGAGAGGGATGTCCAACAATTAAGAACATCAAAGCATAGTGCAGAAGAAGTTGATCTGTGCCCCAAATCTATTGCTGAAAAATTGGCAGCCTCTTTAAATCAACTAGCAAATATTCCCGAGTTGTCTATTAGGGCATGCAATggccatattaatttttattctactGCAAAATGTGGATCTTCGGGTAAAGATGATCAAGTTGTTTCTTTGCCTGAAGAATCTGAGAGTAGAAGTCAAAGCTCTTCTACAAAGAAGAGCTCTGAACACTGTCAAGGGCAAAAGAGGAAGCTTGAGATTCGTATGAAAAGGTCCACTTTTGATCCGGAAGAGTATGCATTGTTTAAGCGTTATCAAATTAAAGTGCACAATGATACACCAGATCGTGTCACAGAAAGCTCATACAGGAGGTTTCTTGTTGACACTcccttattttttgtttctccATCCACTGATGGCATGGTTCCTCCATGTGGCTTCGGCTCATTCCATCAGCAATACATCATTGATGGCAAGCTAGTTGCTGTTGGTGTGGTGGATGTCCTTCCCAGATGCTTGTCAAGtaagtatttattttgggaTCCTGATTATGCATTTTTATCATTGGGTAAATATTCAGCTTTGCAAGAGATTGATTGGGTGAAAGAGAACCAAGCCCATTGTTCCAGTCTTCAGTATTATTATATGGGCTATTATATACATTCCTGCCGCAAGATGATATATAAAGCAGCATATTACCCATCTGAGCTTCTTTGCCCTCTTCGTTACCA GTGGGTTGCATGTCACATAGCGAGGCCGTTGCTTGATAAAAGGAAATATGCGGTCTTATCTGATTTTGCCAGTTTACAAGATGGGGAGTCCTCCCAATCCTGTATTCCTGAAAGTGCCATGGAATTGCAACATGATGAGAATGGACTAGAAGACTCAAATGATGTTCTTATGGGTGAAGATGAACAGATGATTGAGATTGAATCTGAGAGCTCTGATGAAGAATTGGAGCCAGAAACTACTGTCCTGGGATCTGCTGCAATAGATGATGGTGATGTGACTAATGTTTTAGTTGGACTTAGAGGTTCACGACTAAGATACAAG GATCTACAACAAGCATTTGGTCCCTCCGAAAGGAATTACTTGGAAACACAATTGCACAGTTACCAGAGAGTGGTGGGTGTAGAGCTGTCCGAGCGAATGGTTTATTCACTTGGCTAG
- the LOC105777726 gene encoding chlorophyll a-b binding protein CP29.3, chloroplastic, whose translation MATTTAATVSHFFGTRIQTSNPSSGRIQARFGFGTKKAPPPPKKAAPKRPSDRLVWFPGANPPEWLDGTMIGDRGFDPFGFAKPAEYLQYDLDSLDQNLAKNVAGDIIGVISETAELKPTPFQPYTEVFGIQRFRECELIHGRWAMLGTLGAIAVEALTGVAWQDAGKVELVEGASYLGQPLPFSLTTLIWIEVLVIGYIEFQRNAELDPEKRLYPGGYFDPLGLASDPEKIDNLKLAEIKHSRLAMIAFLIFGIQAAYTGKGPISFIASFNS comes from the exons ATGGCAACCACCACAGCTGCCACCGTGTCACATTTTTTCGGTACCCGTATCCAAACCTCTAACCCAAGCTCCGGTAGAATCCAAGCTAGGTTCGGCTTTGGAACCAAGAAAGCACCACCACCACCAAAAAAAGCTGCCCCTAAAAGGCCATCCGACCGCCTTGTTTGGTTCCCCGGCGCAAACCCACCGGAATGGCTCGACGGTACAATGATCGGAGACCGTGGGTTCGATCCTTTCGGGTTTGCTAAACCGGCTGAATACTTACAGTACGATTTGGACTCGTTGGACCAGAACTTGGCCAAGAATGTGGCCGGTGATATTATAGGGGTGATTAGCGAGACTGCGGAGCTGAAACCGACGCCGTTTCAGCCGTACACGGAGGTTTTTGGGATTCAAAGGTTTAGAGAGTGTGAGTTGATTCATGGGAGATGGGCAATGTTGGGTACGCTTGGTGCTATTGCCGTTGAGGCACTCACCGGCGTTGCATGGCAAGACGCAGGGAAG GTAGAGTTGGTGGAAGGAGCATCATACTTAGGGCAACCACTTCCATTCTCATTGACCACATTAATATGGATTGAGGTATTGGTGATTGGTTACATTGAGTTCCAACGGAATGCTGAGCTTGACCCTGAGAAAAGGCTATACCCTGGTGGCTATTTTGACCCACTTGGCTTGGCTTCTGACCCTGAGAAAATTGATAACCTCAAGTTGGCTGAAATCAAGCATTCTAGGCTTGCCATGATTGCTTTCCTCATCTTTGGCATTCAGGCTGCTTACACTGGCAAGGGTCCTATTAGCTTCATTGCTAGCTTTAACAGTTGA